DNA sequence from the Arthrobacter jinronghuae genome:
ACCGGCCACCCGGGTCCTCCGGAATGGAATCTGGACCATGTGGCGTCGTCCCGCTCACCCGACGACGTAGATGGGTGGTCCCGGTTTTCGGTTCAGTCAGGTTTCTCGGGGAAGGGGGCATGCCCATTGGCGGTTGATAGCGGTCCGTTGCCGTTGCGCCATCAACACGGGCGGAGCACCAGCTTGGTCTGTCTCGATAATGCGGCTGGCTAAACGACGAGCAAAGCCCCCGGTTGCAGTCTGCCTTCGAACAGAGGCCCGGCGCACTGCGTGGAGCTGGCAACCATTCCGATGAACGTGGCCCGGTGTCGCGCTCGGCGAGGGGCAGGACTCCTCGCTGTGCACGGAAGCCATCGTATTCCTGGTTCCTTTTTTCGTCCTGCAACCCGGCTGTGTAGGCGTCGAGGTGGTGTTCACGCTGGTCCTGCCTGCGGCAGTCGGTTGCTGAGTGTGTCGATCTGCTTGTAATTTCATTACTCTGGTCATCATGAAAAAAGGGACGATCCTCAAAATCAATAGTGTCTCCTACGTAGTCGAATCACTGCTCGGAGAAGGCGGGGCGGGCAGGGTCTATAAGGTCCGCTCTTCAGCGGACGGCAAAGAATACGCTCTCAAGCAAATTGAGAAGGATGGTAAGCGAACAGATCGCATCGAGAGATTCCGCCGGGAAATCACGTTCGGTATGGAAGCGAGCAACGACCACGTTGTGCAGATCCACGCAAAGTTCGAAGACGCGCAGTGCTTTTACTACACCATGGACCTGTATCCGAAGAACCTGCGCGACATTTTTGCGGAGGAATCGGACTATCGGGTGCTTCTCGACTACCTCATCCAGCTCTGCGATGGTCTCGCCTATGTGCATGACAAAGGAATTGTGCACCGGGACATCAAGCCTGAGAACATCCTCATCGATACTGACAACCGACGTCTGGTTCTGGCAGATTTCGGGATCGCTCATTTCAAGGATTCAATGCTGACCAAGAAAAGTGAACTCTTGGCTAATCGCAACTATCAGGCGCCAGAGCAAATGGTGAAGAAGGACGCAAGAGGCATTGGGAAGCCAGCGGACATTTTCGCACTTGGACTCATCATCACCGAAGCCTTCACGAAGCAAAACGCTCGCGGGTCGCGGCATCGGCGTGTAGGTGATGTTCACCCATTTTTGTCCAACCTCGACCTGCTCGTCGAGAGATTGATGCTTCAGGATGAGACACAACGCATCACGATTCAAGCCGCTCGGGACTACCTCAACCTGATTCGCAATCAAGTCAACACACGAATCGAAGAGATCGTGGAAGAATTACAGGTGAACGACGTGCCGTCCAGTGGCAGCATACCGAAAATGGAACCAGTCCTCGAGCAGGCCAGTGTGGATGTTCTGTCTGCTAAGTACATATTCGAGCGAACCAGCGACGAGGAACTTTCTCGTTATAACCCGAACTATCACTGCGAAATCAGCTACCGCGTGAGTGATGAGCTATACAATGCCTGTGTTCAATCACGGTTGTACGCGATGTGTAAAGCAAAATTCGAGTATGAAGCTAACGGCACGTGGCACAAATCGCACCTGAAGCAATTAGATTCGCCCCTCAAGGAGCAGCTCCAAAAAGACTTTGAGGTCATGCAGGGACGGTACCCGGTGGCGAATAATTCTCTCTGGGAAGGGTTGCCGCGTATGACCGCTCACTACTTTCGCTTCTGTAAGGACTACCACTGCAAAGAAATTATTGAAGATGCCAAACGAGCGCTCTCGTTGGGCCCAGGATCGTTGCATCACAACCTCGTGAATGTCCCGATTCTCTGGCTCACTCAGAGCCTGAGAGGCTATCTCAATACCGACTTTTTCGAAAGTTCTCCACGGAACCTTCGAGAAATCGAATTCGAACACCACGTGAACGTCGTCTGGGAGGGAACATACCCAGATGACTCCGACCGAATAACTGTAGGCCTCGACCTCTTCGATCCCCTTGATAAGACACAAAGCATCATTCCGATACTTGAAGCGCTCCAAGCCAAATGGAATGTCTCGTATGCGAAGCAAAACGACGGCAATTACTCTATCTACTTCAATTCTCCCAGTGAGTACGCGGATTTCAGCATGCAAGCACTCGCCGTTGCGGCTCAGGACTACGTCTTCGAAGGAGACGTAGTCGATCTACTCCGAACCGATGATAAGTATGACGATCTTGTTGCGGTTACCTGGGGGGCGACCTTTGACATTCCCAACACGCTGGCCAAAGTCTTAGGACTCCGCGATATATAGGAAGGTCCAGAGCTTCCGGTCCGACACTCTCTGTGTTTGATAAGGATCCGAGTGCCGGAGGGCACACGAGGGACGTACCGTTAAGGGGGGGCAGGTGGGCCCGTCGTCGGGTCCCAGTCCTGGCCTATCGCGCCAGTGTTCCTGCGCGGCGTCGGCGTCGTTACTACCCGCGAGCTCCTAGGGAGTGCTCGCGGGAGCGTAGAGCCCAGCACCCGCCACCCCTCTGGCCCCACCCGATCCCGCCGCCTAGACTGACGGCCATCCGAGTGCGCCGACCTGAGGAGCAGCATGCCCACGATCGCCGAGACCGTCGTCCACAACCTCGCCGCCAACGGGATCCAGCGGATCTGGGGAGTTCCCGGCGATTCCCTGAACGCGGTGACCGAGGCGATCCGCCGGGAGAAGGGCATCGAGTGGATGCTCACCCGGCATGAGGAGGAGGCCGCGTTCGCTGCCGCCGGGGAGGCGGCGCTGACGGGCGAGCTCGCGGTGTGCGCGGGCAGCTGCGGCCCCGGAAACATGCACCTCATCAACGGGCTCTACGACGCGCACCGAAGCCGGGTGCCCGTGCTCGCGATCGCATCGCACATTCCGAGCGACGAGATCGGCAGCCAGTACTTCCAGGAGACCCGACCCACCGAGCTGTTCCGCGACTGCACGGTCTTCTGCGAAATGGTCCTGAGCCCTGAGCAGATGCCGCGCCTGCTGGAGATCGCCATGCGCACGGCCATCGAGAAGAGGGGCGTCGCCGTGCTCGTGATGGCGGGCGACACCGCGCTTGAAGACGCCGCGGACGAACGCGTCTTCACGGTCCGCCGCACCGACCCGGTCATCGTGCCCTCCCCGGTGGAGTTGCAGGAGGCAGCGACCACCCTGAACGCCTGTGGAAAGGTGACGATCCTCGCGGGCGCCGGCGTGGAGGGGGCACGCGAGGAGGTCCTCGCCCTCGCCGACGCCCTTGGCGCGCCGATTGTGCATGCCCTCCGCGGCAAGGAATTCATCGAACACGACAACCCGTTCGACGTCGGCATGACCGGGCTCCTGGGCTTCGCGTCCGGATACCGGGCGATGGAGGACTGCGACGCGCTGCTGATGCTCGGCACCGACTTCCCGTACCAGCAGTTCTACCCGAAGAAGGCGAAGATCCTGCAGGTCGACCTCCGGGGCGAGCAGCTCGGCCGCCGCGTGCCGCTCACCCAGGGCCTGGTCGGCGGGGTGCGCGCGACGGCGTCGGCGCTGCTGCCGCTGCTCGAGCGGAAGTCGAACCGCACCCACCTCGAGAAGTCCCTTGACCACTACCGCCGCACCCGCGCGCAGCTCGACGACCTCGAGAAGCAAGGCCCGGGCACCATCCATCCGCAGCACTTGGCCCACCTGATCGACGAGCTCGCCGCCGACGACGCGGTCTTCCTGCCCGACGTCGGCACTCCCGTCATCTGGGCGTCCCGGCACCTGCACATCGGCGCGCGACGGCGCCTGATCGGCTCCTTTTGGCACGGCACTATGGCGGCGGCGACCCCGCTGGGTCTTGGCGCCCAGGCGGTGGACCGGAACCGGCAGGTGGTGGTCCTCGCGGGCGACGGCGGCCTGGCGATGATGCTCGGTGAGCTGCTGACAGCGGTGCAGCATCGGCTGCCGATTAAGATCGTGGTGTTCGACAACGCGGCGCTCAGCTTCGTCGAGGTGGAGATGAAGGCGGCGGGCATCGTCAACTTCGGGACCGGGCTCGAGAACCCGGACTTCGGTGCGGTCGCACAGGCGGTGGGGATGCACGGCGAGAGCGTTAAGCGTCCGGAGGGCCTCGAGGGCGCCCTGCGCCGCGCGTTCGCGTACGACGGCCCCGCGCTTGTCTCAGTCGCGGTGGAGCGGCAGGAGCTCTCCATGCCGCCGAAGATCGACGCGAAACAGGCCACGGGCTTTGCGGTCTACGCGATGCGCACGGTGCTAGCCGGCAACGGCCGCGAACTCATCGACCTGGCAAAGGCCAACGCGCGGCAGCTGCTCTAGTCGGCACCGTGCATGGAAGGTATTGAATCAAGTTGATCGTGTAATGGAAGTGACAGGATAATTGGATATCAGGACACGTTATCTCTGGTTATTGCAGTTCGGTGACCTCTATTGCCGGGAAGTTGGTGGTGTCCCGGAAGTTGTTGCTAGATTTAAAAGTAGAACAAAGATTTGAAAACCACTGCGAACCGCTGTGTGGCCACATGTGACTGACTGGCTGTTCCTACAGTCGAAGTCGAGTCCTCCCGCCCTCACCTAGTAAATCCCTCAGTTGTTCGTTCAAGCGCAGCAGGCCCTCACGGGGCCTTTTTTTATACCCAAATCAGGAAGGAACCACCATGTCCACTCTCTTTGCAGGCCCTGTCGA
Encoded proteins:
- a CDS encoding serine/threonine-protein kinase, encoding MKKGTILKINSVSYVVESLLGEGGAGRVYKVRSSADGKEYALKQIEKDGKRTDRIERFRREITFGMEASNDHVVQIHAKFEDAQCFYYTMDLYPKNLRDIFAEESDYRVLLDYLIQLCDGLAYVHDKGIVHRDIKPENILIDTDNRRLVLADFGIAHFKDSMLTKKSELLANRNYQAPEQMVKKDARGIGKPADIFALGLIITEAFTKQNARGSRHRRVGDVHPFLSNLDLLVERLMLQDETQRITIQAARDYLNLIRNQVNTRIEEIVEELQVNDVPSSGSIPKMEPVLEQASVDVLSAKYIFERTSDEELSRYNPNYHCEISYRVSDELYNACVQSRLYAMCKAKFEYEANGTWHKSHLKQLDSPLKEQLQKDFEVMQGRYPVANNSLWEGLPRMTAHYFRFCKDYHCKEIIEDAKRALSLGPGSLHHNLVNVPILWLTQSLRGYLNTDFFESSPRNLREIEFEHHVNVVWEGTYPDDSDRITVGLDLFDPLDKTQSIIPILEALQAKWNVSYAKQNDGNYSIYFNSPSEYADFSMQALAVAAQDYVFEGDVVDLLRTDDKYDDLVAVTWGATFDIPNTLAKVLGLRDI
- the poxB gene encoding ubiquinone-dependent pyruvate dehydrogenase, whose translation is MPTIAETVVHNLAANGIQRIWGVPGDSLNAVTEAIRREKGIEWMLTRHEEEAAFAAAGEAALTGELAVCAGSCGPGNMHLINGLYDAHRSRVPVLAIASHIPSDEIGSQYFQETRPTELFRDCTVFCEMVLSPEQMPRLLEIAMRTAIEKRGVAVLVMAGDTALEDAADERVFTVRRTDPVIVPSPVELQEAATTLNACGKVTILAGAGVEGAREEVLALADALGAPIVHALRGKEFIEHDNPFDVGMTGLLGFASGYRAMEDCDALLMLGTDFPYQQFYPKKAKILQVDLRGEQLGRRVPLTQGLVGGVRATASALLPLLERKSNRTHLEKSLDHYRRTRAQLDDLEKQGPGTIHPQHLAHLIDELAADDAVFLPDVGTPVIWASRHLHIGARRRLIGSFWHGTMAAATPLGLGAQAVDRNRQVVVLAGDGGLAMMLGELLTAVQHRLPIKIVVFDNAALSFVEVEMKAAGIVNFGTGLENPDFGAVAQAVGMHGESVKRPEGLEGALRRAFAYDGPALVSVAVERQELSMPPKIDAKQATGFAVYAMRTVLAGNGRELIDLAKANARQLL